In Malaclemys terrapin pileata isolate rMalTer1 chromosome 10, rMalTer1.hap1, whole genome shotgun sequence, the following are encoded in one genomic region:
- the MIEF2 gene encoding mitochondrial dynamics protein MID49 isoform X1: MCAVVSSVGLNMADLVHKRGKRQDDNGLGGAVDFLLANARLVLGLGGAAVLAIATLVVKRLIDRATSSPDEDDTKAEQKSIEESWQDLSLIKAVPKPPKKQSRADLSESLLSPSATLPAQAAETHGHPTSLETPQVESRTLLCLTFQEKLLSYYRNHVTIPESDVVLGKQLAKDICIELQSFLQNKCPELPFGSMFLSGSLCDDLQVVAADHVCFMLPLVFETTLWNLIPGEDTIVKDPQFWMIRRTDLEYFPRGSSPWDRFIVGRYLSSNVINEALHKMLVASVNWPAIGSMLECLIRPMMASEELKLEVTHYETQLNITLCPVTEAGDKVLLAKPPKGLVENLWRQSFYRSEVSKLKDLDAADSGARQCCLKILKGVCKYHPFLSKLTGSHLTHVLLHLSETESDWAEEALAARFQHVLEALVGYLETGFLPCYFNSQINLFCELLEEEIDEMGYALYSAVSQPDLLFLQQADK; encoded by the exons ATGTGTGCGGTGGTCTCCTCTGTGGG GTTGAACATGGCTGACCTGGTTCATaaaagggggaagaggcaggatgacaACGGGCTGGGCGGTGCTGTTGACTTCCTGTTGGCCAATGCCAGGCTGGTGCTTGGGTTGGGGGGTGCTGCTGTGCTGGCCATCGCAACTCTGGTGGTGAAACGG CTGATAGACCGAGCCACCAGCTCGCCTGACGAGGACGACACTAAGGCAGAGCAGAAGTCCATCGAGGAGAGCTGGCAAGATCTGAGCTTGATCAAGGCAGTGCCGAAGCCTCCAAAGAAGCAAAGCCGGGCAGACCTCAGCGAGTCTCTGCTGTCCCCATCTGCGACCCTTCCCGCCCAAG CTGCCGAGACTCATGGCCATCCCACCTCCCTGGAGACTCCCCAAGTAGAATCCAGGACTCTGCTTTGTCTCACATTCCAGGAGAAACTCCTCTCTTACTACAGAAACCACGTCACCATCCCGGAATCAGACGTGGTCCTTGGTAAGCAGCTGGCAAAGGACATCTGCATTGaactgcagagcttcctgcaaaACAAGTGCCCAGAACTGCCTTTCGGCAGCATGTTCCTCAGTGGTTCCCTCTGCGATGACCTCCAGGTTGTTGCTGCCGACCATGTCTGCTTCATGCTGCCCTTGGTATTTGAAACCACGCTCTGGAACCTCATCCCAGGGGAGGACACCATTGTAAAAGACCCCCAGTTCTGGATGATCAGGCGGACTGACCTGGAGTACTTCCCTCGCGGGAGCAGCCCTTGGGACAGGTTCATAGTGGGCAGGTACCTCTCCTCCAACGTGATCAATGAGGCGCTCCATAAAATGCTGGTGGCCTCTGTCAACTGGCCTGCCATAGGCAGCATGTTGGAGTGCCTCATCCGACCCATGATGGCTTCTGAGGAGCTGAAGTTGGAGGTTACGCATTACGAGACCCAGCTGAACATAACCCTCTGCCCAGTGACAGAAGCTGGGGATAAGGTTCTTCTTGCCAAGCCTCCAAAAGGACTAGTGGAAAACCTCTGGCGACAAAGCTTTTATAGGTCCGAGGTCTCCAAGCTTAAAGATCtggatgctgcagactctggagCCAGGCAATGCTGCCTCAAAATCCTAAAAGGCGTCTGTAAATATCATCCCTTCTTGAGCAAACTGACTGGCAGCCACCTGACTCATGTCCTCCTCCACCTGAGTGAAACTGAATCAGACTGGGCAGAGGAAGCCCTGGCTGCGAGGTTCCAGCATGTGCTTGAAGCGTTGGTTGGCTACCTGGAGACAGGCTTCCTCCCCTGCTATTTCAACAGTCAGATTAACTTGTTCTGcgagctgctggaggaggagatAGATGAGATGGGGTATGCACTCTACAGTGCTGTGTCTCAGCCAGACCTCTTGTTCCTGCAACAGGCGGATAAATGA
- the MIEF2 gene encoding mitochondrial dynamics protein MID49 isoform X2, with protein MADLVHKRGKRQDDNGLGGAVDFLLANARLVLGLGGAAVLAIATLVVKRLIDRATSSPDEDDTKAEQKSIEESWQDLSLIKAVPKPPKKQSRADLSESLLSPSATLPAQAAETHGHPTSLETPQVESRTLLCLTFQEKLLSYYRNHVTIPESDVVLGKQLAKDICIELQSFLQNKCPELPFGSMFLSGSLCDDLQVVAADHVCFMLPLVFETTLWNLIPGEDTIVKDPQFWMIRRTDLEYFPRGSSPWDRFIVGRYLSSNVINEALHKMLVASVNWPAIGSMLECLIRPMMASEELKLEVTHYETQLNITLCPVTEAGDKVLLAKPPKGLVENLWRQSFYRSEVSKLKDLDAADSGARQCCLKILKGVCKYHPFLSKLTGSHLTHVLLHLSETESDWAEEALAARFQHVLEALVGYLETGFLPCYFNSQINLFCELLEEEIDEMGYALYSAVSQPDLLFLQQADK; from the exons ATGGCTGACCTGGTTCATaaaagggggaagaggcaggatgacaACGGGCTGGGCGGTGCTGTTGACTTCCTGTTGGCCAATGCCAGGCTGGTGCTTGGGTTGGGGGGTGCTGCTGTGCTGGCCATCGCAACTCTGGTGGTGAAACGG CTGATAGACCGAGCCACCAGCTCGCCTGACGAGGACGACACTAAGGCAGAGCAGAAGTCCATCGAGGAGAGCTGGCAAGATCTGAGCTTGATCAAGGCAGTGCCGAAGCCTCCAAAGAAGCAAAGCCGGGCAGACCTCAGCGAGTCTCTGCTGTCCCCATCTGCGACCCTTCCCGCCCAAG CTGCCGAGACTCATGGCCATCCCACCTCCCTGGAGACTCCCCAAGTAGAATCCAGGACTCTGCTTTGTCTCACATTCCAGGAGAAACTCCTCTCTTACTACAGAAACCACGTCACCATCCCGGAATCAGACGTGGTCCTTGGTAAGCAGCTGGCAAAGGACATCTGCATTGaactgcagagcttcctgcaaaACAAGTGCCCAGAACTGCCTTTCGGCAGCATGTTCCTCAGTGGTTCCCTCTGCGATGACCTCCAGGTTGTTGCTGCCGACCATGTCTGCTTCATGCTGCCCTTGGTATTTGAAACCACGCTCTGGAACCTCATCCCAGGGGAGGACACCATTGTAAAAGACCCCCAGTTCTGGATGATCAGGCGGACTGACCTGGAGTACTTCCCTCGCGGGAGCAGCCCTTGGGACAGGTTCATAGTGGGCAGGTACCTCTCCTCCAACGTGATCAATGAGGCGCTCCATAAAATGCTGGTGGCCTCTGTCAACTGGCCTGCCATAGGCAGCATGTTGGAGTGCCTCATCCGACCCATGATGGCTTCTGAGGAGCTGAAGTTGGAGGTTACGCATTACGAGACCCAGCTGAACATAACCCTCTGCCCAGTGACAGAAGCTGGGGATAAGGTTCTTCTTGCCAAGCCTCCAAAAGGACTAGTGGAAAACCTCTGGCGACAAAGCTTTTATAGGTCCGAGGTCTCCAAGCTTAAAGATCtggatgctgcagactctggagCCAGGCAATGCTGCCTCAAAATCCTAAAAGGCGTCTGTAAATATCATCCCTTCTTGAGCAAACTGACTGGCAGCCACCTGACTCATGTCCTCCTCCACCTGAGTGAAACTGAATCAGACTGGGCAGAGGAAGCCCTGGCTGCGAGGTTCCAGCATGTGCTTGAAGCGTTGGTTGGCTACCTGGAGACAGGCTTCCTCCCCTGCTATTTCAACAGTCAGATTAACTTGTTCTGcgagctgctggaggaggagatAGATGAGATGGGGTATGCACTCTACAGTGCTGTGTCTCAGCCAGACCTCTTGTTCCTGCAACAGGCGGATAAATGA